The proteins below are encoded in one region of Megalops cyprinoides isolate fMegCyp1 chromosome 14, fMegCyp1.pri, whole genome shotgun sequence:
- the LOC118789150 gene encoding ras-related protein Rab-9A, giving the protein MAAKSSLLKVILLGDGGVGKSSLMNRYVTNKFDTHLFHTIGVEFLNKDLEVDGHLVTMQIWDTAGQERFRSLRTPFYRGSDCCLLTFSVDDSQSFLNLGNWKKEFIYYADVKEPESFPFVVLGNKLDVTERQVSAEDALQWCRENGDYPYYETSAKDATNVAAAFEEAVRRVLAMDERAEHLIPTDTVNLHRKPRSSATCC; this is encoded by the coding sequence ATGGCAGCGAAGTCGTCCCTGCTGAAAGTCATCCTGCTGGGGGACGGCGGCGTGGGCAAGAGCTCCCTCATGAACCGCTACGTCACCAACAAGTTCGACACGCACCTCTTCCACACCATCGGCGTGGAGTTCCTCAACAAGGACCTGGAGGTGGACGGCCACCTGGTCACCATGCAGATCTGGGACACGGCGGGCCAGGAGCGCTTCCGCAGCCTGCGCACGCCCTTCTACCGGGGCTCGGACTGCTGCCTGCTCACCTTCAGCGTGGACGACAGCCAGAGCTTCCTCAACCTGGGCAACTGGAAGAAGGAGTTCATCTACTACGCCGACGTCAAGGAGCCCGAGAGCTTCCCCTTCGTGGTGCTGGGCAACAAGCTGGATGTGACGGAGCGGCAGGTGTCGGCCGAGGACGCGCTGCAGTGGTGCCGGGAGAACGGGGACTACCCGTACTACGAGACGAGCGCCAAGGACGCCACCAACGTGGCGGCGGCCTTCGAGGAGGCGGTGCGCCGCGTCCTGGCCATGGACGAGAGGGCGGAGCACCTCATCCCCACGGACACCGTCAACCTTCACAGGAAGCCCCGCTccagcgccacctgctgttGA